From a single Methanomicrobium sp. W14 genomic region:
- a CDS encoding tetratricopeptide repeat protein, translated as MRIKSLFYLFAIIAVVGCGAFIIISSNTELKTSAGLSVADYGLNNNRYEWGLSACNWVLEDSPYNTDALKLKINLLKALERYGEAYSVQKTLLSFVGSGSLTPDEWEDAAWLYIKNGDYPGAISAYEKILSQYADVLKENPSDADTLAEAGSVLINLQRYSEAAGVYNSVLEDDPENAEAWIGLGDAYLYNSLLKSGKIENIYSVNGLKKPRSQEISTGAAASQLKAVAAYKKAVEIKPLLFPRVAAKMAGSFQSSISSYSDIVENSPLSDLGAGNVSDIENMTGMDSLTGDEGLLGGLF; from the coding sequence ATGAGGATAAAGTCGCTGTTTTACCTTTTTGCCATTATTGCTGTCGTCGGATGCGGGGCCTTTATAATTATATCGTCCAATACTGAACTTAAGACCAGTGCCGGATTATCGGTTGCGGACTACGGCCTGAACAACAACAGGTACGAATGGGGGCTTTCTGCCTGCAACTGGGTCCTGGAGGACTCTCCCTACAATACTGATGCACTTAAACTTAAAATAAATCTTTTAAAGGCGCTTGAGAGATATGGTGAAGCGTATTCGGTCCAGAAGACTCTTCTTAGTTTTGTCGGTTCCGGCTCTCTGACTCCGGATGAATGGGAGGATGCAGCGTGGCTTTACATAAAAAACGGAGATTATCCCGGTGCAATATCAGCATACGAAAAAATTCTCTCGCAATACGCTGATGTTCTGAAAGAAAATCCGTCTGATGCGGACACACTCGCGGAGGCAGGCTCTGTTCTTATAAATCTTCAGCGTTATTCCGAGGCGGCCGGGGTCTACAATTCGGTTCTTGAAGATGACCCGGAAAATGCGGAAGCCTGGATTGGTCTCGGGGATGCCTACCTTTACAACTCGCTTTTAAAAAGCGGTAAAATTGAGAATATATACAGCGTCAACGGCCTGAAAAAGCCAAGGTCGCAGGAGATAAGTACAGGTGCCGCAGCTTCGCAGCTGAAGGCAGTTGCGGCATACAAAAAGGCTGTTGAGATAAAACCCCTGTTATTCCCTCGTGTTGCTGCAAAAATGGCGGGGAGTTTCCAGAGTTCCATCAGCAGCTATTCGGATATCGTTGAAAACAGCCCTTTGAGTGATCTCGGAGCCGGGAATGTCTCAGACATAGAAAATATGACCGGTATGGACAGTCTTACAGGTGATGAGGGATTACTTGGAGGACTGTTCTGA
- a CDS encoding cupin domain-containing protein: MKTGYCAVALFLVFAIVFSGCVGSNENPGSDSQKSPENPGFFVTAEENIIKLHIFDGTIIENILSPKIFTDINEYPVIHYEMSYVTVPRGKENPLHTLKNTSETIYVISGGAEASVNGRNYTLSPGDTLYIPENAVQKVRNINSTDLSYLSLTYPPYNNKNEIILEEGSDYTKLYSGDAALIKNNSTAPRIFFENCEIHKILDPEILKQNIEGCKYNIGIAKTILPESGLTPPHILEGTTEVMYVISGEGILHVNQHTKEIKTGDTAYIPPGGYQSLENSGEEDLIYITITDPPYKESVDSAVSA, translated from the coding sequence ATGAAAACCGGGTACTGCGCAGTAGCACTTTTTCTTGTATTTGCAATAGTTTTTTCGGGGTGCGTCGGCTCAAACGAAAATCCCGGCAGCGATTCGCAAAAGTCCCCGGAAAACCCGGGATTTTTTGTAACGGCAGAGGAGAACATAATAAAACTGCATATCTTCGACGGCACAATCATAGAAAACATACTGTCTCCAAAAATATTTACTGACATAAACGAATACCCGGTCATACACTACGAAATGTCGTACGTAACAGTCCCCAGGGGAAAAGAGAACCCGCTTCACACACTGAAAAACACCTCGGAGACAATATACGTGATATCAGGCGGGGCAGAAGCCAGTGTAAACGGCAGAAATTACACTCTCTCACCGGGAGACACCCTGTATATCCCGGAAAACGCCGTCCAGAAAGTCCGGAACATCAACAGCACTGATCTTTCATACCTCTCACTTACATATCCCCCGTACAACAACAAAAATGAAATAATTCTGGAAGAGGGTTCAGACTATACAAAACTTTATTCCGGTGATGCTGCCCTTATAAAAAACAACAGCACAGCCCCGAGGATATTTTTTGAAAACTGTGAAATCCATAAAATTTTAGACCCTGAAATCCTTAAACAAAACATTGAAGGCTGTAAATATAATATAGGAATTGCAAAAACAATCCTCCCTGAATCAGGTCTTACACCGCCCCACATACTTGAAGGGACAACCGAAGTCATGTATGTAATATCAGGAGAAGGCATACTTCACGTAAACCAGCATACAAAAGAGATAAAGACCGGCGATACGGCATATATACCTCCCGGCGGATACCAGAGCCTGGAAAATTCCGGGGAAGAAGACCTAATATATATCACGATAACCGATCCACCTTACAAAGAATCTGTTGATTCAGCCGTTTCAGCCTGA
- the mch gene encoding methenyltetrahydromethanopterin cyclohydrolase — protein sequence MISVNELALDIFEELAEYPEDYNVEFHQLDNGARFVDCGVSTKGGYLAGKRFTEICMGGLAEVSFRNGQVKDVTMPFIDINTDFPAISCLGSQKAGWTVKEGGFFAMGSGPARALSLMPKHTFEVIDYEDECDYAVICLESDKLPNGEVMEMIADKCKVDVANVCALVAPTASIVGSVQVAGRCVETAVYKLNELGFDTKKIESAMGTAPIPPVKKDSTRAMGCTNDATIYNGQIYLTMRAPEIVDYLDKIPSCKSSSYGEPFYDTFKKAGFDFYKIDTSLFSPAEVIINELSEGKVYRTGSINPDVTLKSFGML from the coding sequence ATGATTAGTGTTAATGAACTTGCTCTGGATATCTTCGAAGAGCTCGCGGAATATCCGGAAGACTACAACGTGGAATTCCACCAGCTCGACAACGGTGCACGCTTTGTAGACTGCGGCGTGAGCACGAAAGGCGGGTACCTTGCAGGAAAACGCTTCACGGAAATCTGCATGGGAGGCCTTGCCGAAGTCTCGTTCAGGAACGGACAGGTAAAAGACGTCACAATGCCTTTCATCGACATAAACACAGACTTCCCGGCGATATCATGTCTGGGATCGCAGAAGGCTGGCTGGACCGTAAAGGAAGGCGGGTTCTTTGCAATGGGAAGCGGACCTGCACGTGCACTGTCACTTATGCCCAAGCACACGTTCGAGGTCATAGACTACGAGGACGAGTGCGACTATGCAGTAATATGCCTTGAGTCCGACAAACTCCCCAACGGCGAAGTAATGGAAATGATTGCAGACAAGTGCAAAGTCGACGTCGCAAACGTCTGTGCACTCGTCGCACCGACAGCATCGATTGTAGGCTCCGTTCAGGTCGCAGGACGCTGCGTTGAAACGGCAGTATACAAGTTAAACGAGCTCGGGTTCGACACCAAAAAAATAGAGTCCGCAATGGGTACAGCCCCGATTCCACCTGTAAAGAAGGATTCCACAAGAGCAATGGGATGCACAAACGACGCGACGATCTACAACGGCCAGATATACCTCACGATGAGGGCGCCTGAGATTGTCGACTACCTTGACAAGATCCCGTCCTGCAAGTCAAGCTCATACGGAGAGCCTTTCTACGACACATTCAAGAAAGCAGGCTTTGACTTCTACAAGATTGACACATCGCTCTTCTCCCCGGCCGAAGTCATCATAAACGAACTCTCGGAAGGAAAGGTTTACCGCACAGGTTCGATAAACCCCGATGTTACACTCAAGTCATTCGGAATGCTTTAA
- a CDS encoding ORC1-type DNA replication protein, with amino-acid sequence MKKDLLMWDETLFRDIEVFETDYIPEQFNFRDSQVRELAINARPGIMGARPLNSICRGLPGTGKTTTIKKLFAQIEEQTKKLIPVYINCQIDNTKFAIFSQIYKRLTKRPPPASGTSFKNLFDMVCKIIKDENLVLLVCLDDANYLLYEKEINKVLYTLLRSHEANEGVRIGIITVISDMTVDLMQEVDQRVSSVFRPSEIYFPPYGTDEIKEILSERVMQGMYPGVISSAMLDLVVEQTMKSGDLRVGIDLLKRSALNAEMDARKEVKKDDICRAYLISKYIHLSQTVKTLSADEKSLLKILCGLTKDKSDMTAGSVFEETKKSMKIGYTRYYEMIKKFDSMRLLNLNYREGKGRTRVITLRYDPDRITDILQ; translated from the coding sequence ATGAAAAAAGATCTGCTTATGTGGGATGAAACGCTGTTTCGCGATATCGAGGTCTTCGAGACAGACTACATCCCCGAGCAGTTCAATTTCAGGGACTCACAGGTAAGAGAGCTTGCAATAAACGCCCGTCCCGGCATTATGGGTGCAAGACCCCTCAATTCCATATGCAGGGGCCTTCCCGGGACGGGAAAGACAACGACGATAAAAAAACTCTTCGCCCAGATAGAAGAGCAGACAAAAAAACTCATACCTGTATACATAAACTGCCAGATAGACAATACAAAATTCGCGATATTTTCACAAATTTACAAAAGGCTGACTAAAAGACCGCCGCCCGCGTCAGGTACTTCCTTTAAAAACCTCTTTGATATGGTCTGCAAAATCATAAAAGACGAAAATCTGGTCCTTTTAGTATGCCTTGACGATGCAAACTATCTCCTCTACGAAAAAGAGATTAACAAAGTCCTCTACACCCTCCTGCGGTCGCACGAGGCGAACGAAGGCGTAAGAATCGGAATTATAACGGTAATATCCGACATGACTGTAGACCTTATGCAGGAGGTCGACCAGAGGGTGTCGTCTGTCTTCAGGCCTTCCGAAATATACTTTCCCCCCTACGGTACGGATGAAATAAAGGAAATTCTAAGCGAGCGTGTCATGCAGGGGATGTACCCCGGCGTCATAAGCAGCGCAATGTTAGACCTCGTGGTCGAACAGACCATGAAGAGCGGAGACTTAAGGGTCGGAATAGACCTTTTGAAGCGTTCGGCCCTCAACGCCGAGATGGATGCAAGAAAGGAGGTAAAAAAAGACGACATCTGCCGCGCATATCTCATCTCGAAATACATACACCTCTCCCAGACTGTAAAAACGCTTTCAGCCGATGAAAAATCGCTTTTAAAGATCCTCTGTGGTCTGACAAAGGACAAATCCGATATGACCGCAGGTTCTGTCTTCGAAGAGACAAAAAAGTCAATGAAAATCGGGTACACCCGCTATTACGAGATGATAAAAAAGTTCGACTCCATGAGGCTTTTAAACCTCAACTACAGGGAGGGTAAGGGAAGGACAAGAGTAATCACTCTGCGCTACGACCCGGACAGAATAACCGATATCCTGCAATAG
- a CDS encoding cofactor-independent phosphoglycerate mutase encodes MKYILILGDGMADWPCDELGGKTPLEYAKTPNFDKIAREGKCGMVGTVPEGFEPGSDVANLGVLGYDVSKCYTGRGPLEAVSMGIDMDKDDIAYRCNLVTVKDDIMTDFAAGHITSEEGAQLFSSLNEKLPKSVKGYPGISYRNLLVVKKGMGAESKPPHDIAGTNIIEYLPKGPDAKILMKCIEISREVFKDHPVNKKRISEGKNPATQIWPWSGGKKPVLEDFRDKYGLSAGMISAVDLLNGIAKCAKMKTIAVPGATGYLDTDYKAKARYAVEALNDLDFIYMHVEAPDEAGHLGSIKEKVLAIERLDEASGIILEKAEKSKEDICIAVLPDHPTPVALKTHTREPVPFAILGRGHDECTSYSEKEVNEKGGFGTVGAKDLLNIFFGKN; translated from the coding sequence ATGAAATATATCCTTATTCTCGGAGACGGAATGGCTGACTGGCCCTGCGATGAACTGGGCGGGAAGACGCCACTGGAATACGCAAAAACACCGAATTTCGATAAAATCGCACGCGAAGGGAAATGCGGAATGGTCGGAACTGTTCCCGAAGGCTTTGAGCCCGGAAGCGACGTCGCAAACCTTGGTGTCCTTGGATACGACGTATCAAAATGCTATACCGGACGCGGACCGCTTGAAGCGGTGAGCATGGGAATCGACATGGACAAAGATGACATTGCCTACCGCTGCAACCTTGTAACGGTAAAAGACGACATCATGACCGATTTTGCGGCAGGTCACATAACATCCGAAGAAGGTGCACAGCTCTTTTCATCCCTCAACGAAAAACTTCCTAAGTCCGTTAAGGGATATCCCGGAATAAGCTACAGAAACCTCCTTGTCGTAAAAAAAGGCATGGGTGCAGAATCAAAGCCTCCCCACGACATTGCGGGAACAAACATTATTGAATACCTCCCTAAGGGTCCGGATGCAAAAATTCTTATGAAGTGCATCGAAATAAGCCGCGAGGTCTTCAAAGACCACCCGGTAAACAAAAAGAGGATTTCGGAGGGCAAAAACCCAGCAACACAAATATGGCCTTGGAGCGGTGGAAAAAAACCTGTGCTTGAAGACTTCAGGGACAAATACGGTCTTTCCGCCGGGATGATCTCGGCCGTCGACCTGTTAAACGGCATTGCAAAATGCGCCAAAATGAAGACGATTGCAGTTCCGGGTGCAACGGGGTACCTTGACACCGACTACAAGGCAAAGGCAAGGTACGCCGTTGAGGCTTTAAACGACCTCGACTTCATTTACATGCACGTTGAAGCACCTGACGAGGCAGGCCACCTCGGAAGCATAAAGGAAAAGGTCCTTGCAATAGAAAGGCTTGACGAGGCTTCGGGAATAATCCTTGAAAAGGCTGAAAAGTCCAAAGAAGATATATGCATTGCAGTCCTTCCCGACCACCCGACACCTGTGGCTTTAAAGACACACACTCGTGAGCCTGTCCCCTTTGCGATACTCGGGAGAGGTCATGACGAATGCACTTCATACTCCGAAAAGGAAGTAAACGAAAAAGGGGGTTTTGGGACTGTCGGCGCAAAGGACCTTCTCAACATCTTCTTCGGGAAAAACTGA
- a CDS encoding NAD-dependent epimerase/dehydratase family protein → MFSIVTGGTGFIGSNLVDALVKKGDRVLVIDNLSAGNKDNINKHIRSGKVEFLNADLLESGWEESFSGADRVYHIAADPDVRASAGAPKPVYESNVSATVNVLEAMRKHNVGEIVFTSTSTVYGEAKVIPTPENYSPMTPISIYGGSKLAAEAMISSYVHTYGMKAWVFRFANIIGKRSNHGVIWDFVHKLRKNPDELEILGDGKQSKSYFSVEACVEAVLFTIENSHDTFNFFNIGSEDWISVTELAEIVVSEMKLEKVKFKYTGGDRGWVGDVPKMQLSVDKLKKLGWKPSTNSEDSVRKAVSTLIRELEEEKRE, encoded by the coding sequence ATGTTTTCAATCGTTACCGGTGGCACAGGGTTCATAGGCTCGAATCTTGTTGACGCCCTTGTAAAAAAAGGCGACAGGGTCCTTGTTATAGACAATCTTTCCGCGGGAAACAAAGACAATATAAATAAGCATATCAGGTCCGGAAAAGTTGAATTTTTAAATGCAGACCTCCTGGAATCAGGCTGGGAAGAGAGCTTTTCAGGTGCAGACAGGGTATACCACATTGCAGCCGACCCCGATGTAAGGGCAAGTGCGGGAGCACCAAAGCCTGTATACGAAAGTAACGTCTCCGCAACGGTAAACGTCCTTGAGGCTATGAGAAAACACAACGTCGGTGAGATTGTCTTTACGTCAACGTCGACTGTCTACGGGGAAGCGAAGGTAATTCCGACGCCTGAAAACTACTCGCCGATGACACCCATATCCATATACGGGGGGTCAAAGCTTGCGGCCGAGGCCATGATCTCATCGTATGTCCATACATACGGAATGAAGGCATGGGTGTTCAGGTTCGCAAACATCATCGGGAAGAGAAGCAACCACGGCGTAATCTGGGACTTCGTGCACAAACTCCGAAAAAACCCGGACGAACTCGAGATACTCGGTGACGGAAAGCAGTCGAAATCATATTTCTCGGTCGAGGCATGTGTTGAGGCAGTGCTATTTACTATCGAAAACTCGCATGACACCTTCAACTTCTTCAACATCGGCTCTGAAGACTGGATATCCGTGACAGAACTTGCAGAAATAGTCGTTTCGGAGATGAAACTTGAAAAAGTGAAGTTTAAGTACACCGGAGGTGACCGCGGCTGGGTGGGCGACGTCCCGAAGATGCAGCTTTCGGTTGACAAATTAAAAAAGCTCGGATGGAAGCCTTCGACTAACTCCGAAGACTCGGTAAGAAAGGCTGTATCGACTCTTATCAGAGAGCTCGAAGAAGAAAAAAGAGAATGA
- the thiM gene encoding hydroxyethylthiazole kinase, producing MDGKTAAEMLTKIRSEKPVVHHITNYVTVNDCANITICAGASPVMADSKDEVSEMVSIAGALVLNIGTLNHDIIESMLIAGNTANDLGIPVILDPVGAGATKLRTKAALKLTDELIISVIKGNAGEIGVLAGAKATVRGVDSGSLEDDPVQTALKCSELTGAVVALSGPKDIVTDGSSVLSVENGHPMMVNLSGTGCMASSLTGAFSAVCSDDYLVAAASALATFGLCGEKASVYAKGPYSFRTGLCDELYRLRPVELGVDAKIREINGV from the coding sequence ATGGACGGAAAGACTGCTGCTGAAATGCTGACAAAAATAAGGTCTGAGAAACCGGTTGTTCATCATATAACCAATTATGTGACGGTGAATGACTGTGCAAACATAACTATATGCGCAGGCGCATCCCCGGTTATGGCCGATTCAAAGGATGAGGTCTCTGAAATGGTATCCATTGCAGGCGCACTTGTACTTAATATAGGGACCCTCAATCATGACATTATAGAATCCATGCTTATCGCCGGGAATACTGCAAACGACCTCGGGATACCGGTGATTTTAGACCCGGTCGGTGCCGGTGCGACGAAACTTCGGACAAAAGCCGCACTAAAGCTTACGGATGAACTGATAATCTCCGTAATAAAGGGAAACGCAGGTGAAATCGGGGTCCTTGCCGGTGCAAAGGCAACGGTCAGGGGTGTCGATTCAGGCTCCCTTGAGGACGACCCCGTTCAGACCGCCCTCAAATGTTCGGAGCTTACAGGTGCGGTCGTCGCACTGAGCGGTCCGAAGGACATAGTGACTGACGGGAGCAGCGTTTTATCGGTTGAAAACGGCCATCCCATGATGGTAAACCTATCGGGAACGGGGTGTATGGCGTCCTCTCTCACCGGGGCTTTTTCTGCTGTCTGCTCCGATGACTACCTTGTAGCAGCGGCGTCCGCTCTTGCCACGTTCGGCCTTTGCGGTGAGAAGGCTTCCGTTTACGCAAAGGGGCCGTATTCCTTCAGGACGGGCCTGTGCGACGAACTCTACAGGTTAAGGCCTGTCGAACTCGGCGTGGATGCAAAGATCCGGGAAATAAATGGCGTATGA
- the thiE gene encoding thiamine phosphate synthase, with product MAYDLYVVTDEKISGGVSHARIAELSYAGGADCVQLRDKNFSYDELMPVADEICAVRKKYGGLFFVDDNIDAAIDSGADGVHIGQGDMPLSEAREVSPKGFLIGVSVGNLKEALFAERGGADYIALSPTFDTLSKPDAGRGNGISELRKICENVSVPVIGIGGICMSNIEKVILAGADGCAVISAVVSKKDITCASKELKAEIVRAKKLHKNFV from the coding sequence ATGGCGTATGATCTTTACGTCGTAACGGACGAAAAGATATCAGGCGGGGTTTCCCATGCAAGGATAGCCGAGCTCTCATATGCGGGAGGTGCCGACTGCGTCCAGCTCCGTGACAAAAATTTTTCATACGATGAGCTGATGCCGGTCGCAGATGAGATCTGTGCAGTCAGGAAAAAATACGGCGGCCTCTTTTTCGTCGACGACAACATCGACGCGGCAATAGACAGCGGTGCCGATGGTGTACATATAGGGCAGGGGGATATGCCCCTTTCCGAGGCAAGAGAGGTCTCCCCGAAAGGTTTTCTTATCGGCGTCTCGGTCGGAAACCTGAAAGAGGCGCTTTTTGCTGAGCGTGGCGGCGCGGACTATATCGCTCTTAGTCCTACGTTTGACACGTTGTCAAAGCCTGATGCGGGAAGAGGAAACGGCATTTCAGAACTCAGAAAAATTTGTGAAAACGTCTCCGTTCCGGTAATAGGCATAGGAGGAATCTGCATGTCCAACATTGAAAAGGTCATTCTTGCAGGAGCGGACGGATGTGCGGTAATCTCTGCCGTAGTGTCAAAAAAAGATATCACCTGTGCTTCAAAAGAGCTTAAGGCTGAGATTGTGCGTGCAAAAAAGCTGCACAAAAATTTTGTATGA
- a CDS encoding uracil-xanthine permease family protein: protein MESFNLVDFSKKAVSGLQILFVAFGALVLVPLITGLDPSVALFTAGIGTLIFQVITRWKVPIFLASSFAFIPAITYGVATWGIPGTMCGLAAAGLFYVVLSAAVKFFGVKVIQRIFPPVVVGPVIAVIGLSLAPTAVAEALGQSDGVQVIPVEISLLIAFISLITTIVVFAYAKGWLKLVPILCGIATGYIVSVILGVVDYSGLSESAWLAMPEFVLPEWNLAAIIFIVPFAIAPAIEHFGDILTIGSVTGKDYLKDPGIHRTMLGDGIATFIASFIGGPPNTTYSEVTGAVALTKSFNPYIMTSAAVFAIVFAFIGKIGTFLRTIPLPVMGGVMILLFGLIASLGVDQLVRNRVDLKCSKNLIILSIVLVTGVGGLFVPIGDAKIAGVGLAAILGVILNLVLPETKEETNEDKLGVDF, encoded by the coding sequence ATGGAGTCTTTTAATCTGGTAGATTTTTCTAAAAAAGCGGTTTCCGGTCTTCAGATACTCTTTGTAGCGTTTGGAGCACTGGTCCTTGTGCCTCTGATAACCGGGCTTGATCCCAGCGTGGCGCTTTTCACCGCAGGTATAGGAACACTTATTTTTCAGGTGATAACAAGGTGGAAGGTTCCTATATTTCTGGCATCGTCATTTGCGTTCATCCCGGCAATAACATATGGTGTTGCGACATGGGGAATACCCGGCACCATGTGCGGTCTTGCAGCAGCGGGTCTTTTTTATGTTGTTTTAAGTGCGGCAGTAAAGTTTTTCGGCGTCAAAGTCATCCAGAGGATATTCCCGCCGGTCGTCGTGGGCCCTGTAATTGCAGTGATAGGTCTTTCACTTGCCCCTACGGCCGTTGCGGAGGCGCTCGGCCAGTCTGACGGAGTACAGGTGATTCCTGTAGAGATCTCTCTTCTGATTGCTTTCATATCGCTTATTACAACAATCGTGGTCTTTGCGTACGCTAAAGGCTGGCTTAAGTTGGTGCCGATTCTCTGCGGAATCGCTACAGGCTACATCGTCTCGGTAATTCTCGGGGTGGTCGATTATTCCGGCCTTTCCGAAAGCGCCTGGCTTGCAATGCCTGAATTTGTCCTCCCGGAATGGAACCTTGCAGCGATAATATTCATCGTCCCGTTTGCAATCGCCCCTGCAATAGAGCATTTCGGTGACATCCTGACAATCGGTTCGGTTACAGGAAAGGACTACCTGAAAGACCCCGGTATTCACAGGACAATGCTCGGAGACGGTATCGCAACATTTATCGCGTCCTTTATAGGAGGTCCTCCTAACACCACGTACTCGGAGGTTACGGGGGCTGTCGCACTCACGAAATCGTTCAACCCGTATATAATGACGTCTGCTGCGGTATTTGCAATCGTATTCGCATTTATTGGAAAAATAGGCACTTTCCTTAGGACTATACCACTTCCCGTTATGGGCGGAGTCATGATTCTTCTGTTCGGCCTGATTGCAAGTCTCGGTGTCGACCAGCTCGTCAGGAACAGGGTTGATCTTAAATGCAGCAAAAATCTTATTATTCTTTCAATTGTCCTTGTGACTGGAGTAGGAGGTCTTTTTGTGCCTATAGGCGACGCAAAAATCGCCGGAGTCGGTCTTGCGGCGATTCTTGGTGTAATTTTAAACCTTGTGCTTCCTGAAACAAAGGAGGAGACAAACGAAGACAAACTGGGAGTTGACTTTTAA
- the upp gene encoding uracil phosphoribosyltransferase, whose translation MSVISVSHPLVKHKLGMLRNIETNSKDFRELITELTTFLTYEATKDWELEDATVPGWEGKPVYVQRMAGIDPSIVPIFRAGIGMQEGFMQVIPTAKISYIGYYRDAETLQPKLYYAKLAADISRRKIYVLDPMLATGGTTSAVCRLLKKEGCKNIRVLCILAAPEGLEKMAADHPDVDIMPAVVDSHLNDKGYIVPGLGDAGDRLFGTK comes from the coding sequence ATGTCCGTAATTTCCGTATCGCACCCGCTTGTGAAGCACAAGCTGGGGATGCTAAGAAACATAGAGACGAATTCAAAGGATTTCAGGGAGCTTATAACCGAGCTCACCACTTTTCTTACTTACGAAGCGACAAAGGACTGGGAGCTTGAGGATGCAACAGTTCCTGGCTGGGAGGGAAAACCGGTGTATGTACAGAGAATGGCCGGAATCGACCCGTCCATAGTTCCGATATTCCGTGCAGGAATCGGGATGCAGGAAGGGTTCATGCAGGTGATACCTACTGCAAAGATAAGTTACATCGGCTATTACCGTGACGCCGAGACCCTTCAGCCGAAGCTGTATTATGCAAAGCTTGCGGCAGACATCAGCAGAAGAAAAATATATGTGCTTGACCCGATGCTTGCGACAGGCGGGACTACTTCGGCCGTGTGCAGGCTTTTGAAGAAAGAGGGCTGCAAAAATATACGGGTTTTGTGCATCCTTGCAGCACCCGAAGGCCTGGAAAAGATGGCAGCAGATCACCCTGACGTAGACATAATGCCTGCTGTTGTCGACTCTCACTTAAACGACAAGGGTTACATCGTCCCCGGTCTCGGTGATGCTGGAGACAGGCTTTTCGGGACAAAGTAA
- a CDS encoding DUF368 domain-containing protein has protein sequence MAEIPLKEYIFVFLKGLFMGACDIIPGVSGGTIALITGIYERLITAIGNIRPELVISLVRLDFRSFKSELERIDVFFLIALVAGIGLAVVSLAHVILIFLDKYTAFTFAFFFGLIMASAVQILLEIEKCSRNRIAFVFLFLGFVAGYVVAGLNPAVLGHSLPVIFVTGLIAICAMILPGISGAYITLLMNQYEFLLSALKSLSFPEIISYVVGGLIGLLLFSRVLKYLLKHYHAVMLAFLTGLMVGSARMLVVKVEAAGGFSSGALAAFAAGLVLVLIMEVLKRRYKKKTECTA, from the coding sequence ATGGCTGAAATACCACTAAAAGAATATATTTTTGTCTTTTTAAAGGGCCTTTTTATGGGTGCCTGCGATATAATACCCGGCGTCTCCGGGGGGACTATAGCTCTTATCACAGGAATTTACGAGCGCCTGATAACCGCTATCGGAAATATCCGGCCCGAACTTGTGATATCTCTTGTAAGACTCGACTTCCGCTCGTTTAAAAGCGAACTGGAAAGAATAGATGTTTTTTTTCTTATTGCACTTGTTGCAGGAATAGGCCTTGCGGTAGTAAGCCTCGCCCACGTGATACTTATATTCCTCGACAAATACACAGCGTTTACATTTGCGTTCTTCTTCGGGCTTATCATGGCTTCTGCAGTGCAGATACTTCTTGAAATTGAGAAATGCTCAAGAAACAGGATTGCATTTGTTTTTCTGTTTTTGGGTTTTGTTGCCGGCTACGTTGTAGCGGGCTTAAACCCGGCAGTCCTCGGGCATTCTCTTCCTGTTATTTTTGTAACAGGACTGATTGCAATCTGTGCGATGATCCTTCCGGGAATCTCGGGCGCCTACATAACTCTTCTTATGAACCAGTATGAATTCCTTCTGTCAGCTCTTAAGTCGCTGTCGTTTCCTGAAATTATATCCTATGTTGTGGGTGGATTAATCGGGCTTCTCCTGTTCTCAAGGGTTTTGAAATATCTTTTAAAGCATTATCATGCGGTTATGCTTGCGTTTCTCACAGGCCTTATGGTAGGCTCGGCGAGAATGCTTGTCGTAAAGGTTGAGGCTGCAGGCGGATTTTCCTCCGGTGCACTGGCGGCGTTTGCGGCAGGACTTGTTCTTGTCCTTATAATGGAGGTTTTAAAACGCAGGTACAAAAAGAAAACCGAATGCACTGCCTGA